Part of the Paenibacillus kyungheensis genome, ATCCCGATAACATCATCACACCCAGATGATAACGAGTCGCAATATCGTAAGCAAACGGGCTATTGGGTCGATCTAGCGGCCCATCTTCATACCAGCCAAGTGATGTAAAGCGAGGCAGATGGTACTTTTGCAAATAGTTGTCTATCCATGTCGTATCCTTAGAAGCTATACCTTCGGCTTGCCGTATCACTTCTCCAGACAACATAATCGCATTCCAGTTGATCATACGATTCGGATTTTTCATTTTGCTCATCGTAAATAAATAAGTCTGCTCCGGTTCAATCGTTGCTAATGCTTGTCGCCATAGTTCGGCTTGCTCTGGCATTTTTTCTTTAAGAATACGATAAGCTCCCATAATCATCACAATAAAAAAATCAGGATGCTGATCCGGTGTTCGCTCGGATACTAACAATTCAATACTATGAGTTAACGCAGACGCCGCAGAGTCAATTAAGTCTTCTCGTCCGCTACTCACTAATACCGCCGCCGCAAGAGCATACGAAGGTGTCGAATAATAACGTTCGGCTTGCGAATAAGGATCGATAATCGCTCCATCGGCTTGCTGATGACTCGCATAATAATCTACCATTTGACTGAGCATCTTCACTTTGCGTTCATGTGTCCAATCTGATGCAGGTAAAGGCTGACTTTGATGCAATAGTTGTTCATATTTACGTGCCTCATCTGCCCACCCATAAGAAGATGGATTCCATCTATTCCACTGTTTCAAAATAACCCCTTCTTTCGGTCTTTTGATAGTTCATGATTACGTCTATTTCTTCATGAGTTCAGTGTAGCACCTTGCTTAATCCGATAAGATTCACAGATTTGACTGATTAAGCGACAATCTTGACTCTGGTTATCATGCTAAAGATGGAATAGATGTAATTACAAATGATAGACCGATTACCACAGTGATTGTATGTTCTGAATGTGAGATGCCTTCTAACGAAGAACTATTTGCTGTAATACTCTTTTGCTGTATAAATTGTTCTTGTATTCCCTGTTCTATAGAAGCAACATGCTGAATCGATGTTCGATACAATACGATTGCCGCACCATGATGATCGACATGTTGAATCACTTCCACTGTGACCTTTTTTCGAGCTTGTGCAAGCTTTAGACAGACTTCTGCTTTGTTGCCAATCCAGCGCACAGTATCAGCTTCTATAATCGGCTCTATAGTGCTCATAAATCGTTCAACAATTGGCGGCATAGCGTGATCTAGTGAATGAGTACTACTTTCCTGTGCACTAAATCTATTCTTCTCTCCCTGCGGTTGAAGATTAAATGTAAATCGATCGATCAATTGCAACGTGGCTTCTGCTTGATCTTGTGAAACAGACCAATCCAGATCACGAGTATACTGTTGTAAAGTCGGATGTGCATAGGCTTTGGTGATATCTAGCTTCCATATCGCACGATCTGTCTGCCCCTCTCTCCATATACGCTGTTCTAACACATGAGACTCTGCTTCACGTCCACTTTGTTGCTCCTGACCATCTATCTGCGGAACCGAATGCCCTGCTGACGAAATATTCAAAATCTGTTCCCTGCCAGGCGCAAAATAAGCCTGTGTATACAACCCTGCTCCAAGATCAGATAATATATTTTCTCCACCAGCATGAATAATGAACGAACCCAGATCATTATGATTGTGAGGTTCATCATTATGCCCGCCTTTGGTTGCCAGCGCTATCGTCATATCAGACTTGGAAAGATTACTTTTGCAGATCATCCAATTCAGATCAGGTAAATAGACCCCACCTTCCTGTCCATCGACCTGCACAGAATCATAAGACGCAAAGGAACTTTCATCTGACCATAACAAATTACGAATCAAATGCGCCCATCGGCGACAAGGATCATCTATCAATAGATTGATCTGAAAAGGTAACGAATACTCATGCCCTGTCCATTTGCCCAATTGCGATAATAATCCAGGTGGCAATATCTCTTGTTCATCACTATCCGAGAAATTAACAAATACTCCGTCTGACAAATGAAGATGTTCTGGAAAAGCCGCCATCTGTGCAATCTTAGTAGAACGCAATAGATGTTCATACTGTGGTTCTACACGTATCAACATATCTGCAAAATAAGTATAATAACCGAATCCATAGACCCAATACCCTAACCCTTCTGCACATCCTCCATCTTCACCATATCCTGATAAAAAGTGACTCATTGCTTGAATCATCCGTTCCAGAATCTGAACCCGTCTAGGATCGTCTTGCTTCAGTAATAATAAAGTGGCAATTCCGCATCCTGATCCACAGACAGCCGACCAATTATGATCTGCGGTCTCCCAGCCGAATAATGGATTAGGTTCGCTCAATGGCTTGAATATCCGTCGCTGCACTTCG contains:
- a CDS encoding heparinase II/III domain-containing protein translates to MNISTKSSALLWGIDDLENRVQHTLSNPNYTAWWTELQHLADEALILPIPVLSFEAFREFSDHGGREQYQQLYFEKRGRIGALAIISLHTTDESTSYIEALEEALWDICNEYTWCLPAHLPQSNQHAQRPVWEEIDLFAAETAGMLAELSTLFQGRLDDRIIERIESEVQRRIFKPLSEPNPLFGWETADHNWSAVCGSGCGIATLLLLKQDDPRRVQILERMIQAMSHFLSGYGEDGGCAEGLGYWVYGFGYYTYFADMLIRVEPQYEHLLRSTKIAQMAAFPEHLHLSDGVFVNFSDSDEQEILPPGLLSQLGKWTGHEYSLPFQINLLIDDPCRRWAHLIRNLLWSDESSFASYDSVQVDGQEGGVYLPDLNWMICKSNLSKSDMTIALATKGGHNDEPHNHNDLGSFIIHAGGENILSDLGAGLYTQAYFAPGREQILNISSAGHSVPQIDGQEQQSGREAESHVLEQRIWREGQTDRAIWKLDITKAYAHPTLQQYTRDLDWSVSQDQAEATLQLIDRFTFNLQPQGEKNRFSAQESSTHSLDHAMPPIVERFMSTIEPIIEADTVRWIGNKAEVCLKLAQARKKVTVEVIQHVDHHGAAIVLYRTSIQHVASIEQGIQEQFIQQKSITANSSSLEGISHSEHTITVVIGLSFVITSIPSLA